The following coding sequences are from one Deltaproteobacteria bacterium window:
- a CDS encoding D-alanyl-D-alanine carboxypeptidase, whose protein sequence is MRRLFFFFLLFLSSPAFAGDWQAPFIKALKNGGVLVTDENGKTLLEHRADEPFIPASTIKMATAACALHVFGRDYRFATEFYKTEDGDLAVKGYGDPLLLSQELKRIAGVLDAKGVDAVRDIILDDSYFDAHIVIDGVERSNNPYDALNGALLANFNTINIKKFKNGKVVSAEPQTPITPIAEAMAKKLRAGTHRINLGGNPEKARLYVGELLAAFLKEEGVPVTGTIRPGHVPFAAEIIYRHESSKPLKEVIRGMLDFSTNFTANQLFLAMGGRQLGPPATVEKGVSVLKSFLKNNVGWNNFSLAEGSGLSRQTRVTPRQMVALLKYFEANQGLLPIHDKVFLAKTGTLDGANTYVGYFPLPDGDMARFALMVNDPVPFDYKFKLAKMLYNGLHGLPVAKTR, encoded by the coding sequence ATGCGCCGGCTCTTTTTCTTTTTCCTTCTTTTCCTTTCTTCTCCCGCCTTCGCCGGGGATTGGCAGGCCCCGTTCATCAAGGCGCTTAAAAACGGCGGTGTCCTTGTCACCGACGAAAACGGAAAAACGCTTCTGGAGCACCGTGCCGATGAGCCTTTCATTCCCGCATCGACCATCAAGATGGCCACCGCCGCCTGCGCCCTGCATGTTTTTGGAAGGGACTACCGGTTCGCCACCGAATTTTACAAAACCGAAGATGGCGACCTCGCGGTGAAGGGATACGGCGATCCCCTCCTCCTCTCGCAGGAGCTCAAGCGCATCGCGGGGGTCCTTGACGCGAAGGGGGTTGATGCCGTCCGCGACATTATTCTGGACGACAGCTATTTCGATGCGCACATCGTCATCGACGGCGTGGAGCGTTCGAACAACCCTTACGACGCCTTGAACGGCGCCCTTTTGGCCAACTTCAACACCATCAACATAAAAAAATTCAAAAACGGCAAGGTCGTTTCGGCCGAACCGCAGACGCCGATCACCCCCATTGCGGAGGCGATGGCCAAAAAATTAAGGGCCGGAACGCACCGGATTAATCTTGGAGGCAACCCCGAAAAGGCGCGGCTCTATGTCGGGGAATTGCTCGCCGCCTTTTTAAAAGAGGAGGGAGTGCCCGTGACGGGAACCATCCGGCCGGGCCATGTCCCCTTTGCGGCGGAGATCATCTATCGTCACGAATCATCAAAACCGCTTAAGGAGGTGATTCGCGGGATGCTTGATTTTTCCACCAACTTTACCGCCAACCAGCTTTTTCTGGCGATGGGGGGAAGGCAGTTGGGGCCGCCGGCGACGGTGGAAAAGGGGGTGAGCGTGCTGAAGAGTTTTTTGAAAAACAATGTCGGCTGGAACAATTTCAGCCTGGCCGAGGGTTCCGGCCTTTCGCGGCAGACCCGCGTCACTCCCCGTCAAATGGTGGCGCTTTTGAAATATTTTGAGGCCAATCAGGGCCTCCTCCCGATTCACGACAAGGTTTTTCTGGCCAAAACCGGAACTTTGGATGGCGCCAACACCTATGTCGGCTACTTCCCTTTGCCGGATGGAGACATGGCGCGGTTTGCCCTGATGGTCAAC
- a CDS encoding TMEM43 family protein: MPDVVSVVTKRKGFGGRLADSIKGIFFGFILFIGAFPLLWWGEGRQNLAEFVQQATRVEPAGTPAIKESPLIKTTGIVSSAESVTDPQFLPGLSGENILQLERNVQMYAWDEDVKTEERGEEEIKTYTYTKEWTSFPSNSSNFNTPGGHENPPMTVNDESFKIQNATVGELAFDAGNAEFYELSDMSLEQNQTAGDFQGRKTVLSAGGKYLYLPLLASAQSPESSPQSGSVAAPLASPQIGDLRISYAYYPANKTGTVVGDWDGNWITPHIYRKTGTFLGVYPGTAEMFAAMLERQHRMITWIIRIGSLFMMWIGMNMILGPILVVMEKIPVLGALGRGMIGLVTGAIAFVLWLATLIIANLWALLVVAGLLVIIAIVVVKKKKGETAAAPAVPA, encoded by the coding sequence ATGCCCGATGTCGTCTCTGTGGTGACCAAACGAAAGGGATTCGGCGGCAGGCTTGCCGATTCCATCAAGGGGATCTTTTTCGGTTTCATCCTGTTTATTGGCGCCTTCCCCCTTCTGTGGTGGGGCGAAGGGCGGCAGAATCTGGCGGAGTTCGTTCAACAGGCAACGAGAGTGGAACCGGCTGGAACGCCCGCCATCAAGGAGAGCCCCCTCATCAAAACCACGGGGATTGTCTCTTCCGCTGAAAGCGTCACTGATCCGCAGTTCCTTCCCGGTTTATCCGGCGAAAACATCCTTCAGCTCGAACGCAACGTGCAAATGTACGCCTGGGACGAAGACGTAAAAACCGAGGAACGGGGGGAGGAGGAAATCAAGACCTACACCTACACAAAGGAGTGGACCTCCTTTCCTTCCAACTCCTCAAATTTCAACACCCCGGGGGGACACGAAAATCCCCCGATGACGGTAAATGATGAAAGCTTCAAGATACAAAATGCAACGGTGGGTGAACTCGCCTTTGACGCCGGGAACGCCGAATTTTACGAGCTTTCGGACATGAGTCTGGAACAAAACCAGACAGCCGGCGACTTTCAGGGGCGCAAAACGGTGTTGAGCGCCGGAGGAAAATATCTCTATCTGCCACTGCTCGCCTCGGCGCAAAGCCCCGAATCGAGCCCCCAGTCCGGGTCGGTGGCGGCGCCACTGGCGTCTCCCCAGATCGGCGACCTTCGGATTTCGTACGCCTATTATCCCGCCAACAAGACCGGGACCGTTGTAGGGGATTGGGACGGGAACTGGATTACCCCGCACATCTACCGCAAAACGGGAACCTTTCTGGGCGTCTATCCCGGCACGGCGGAAATGTTCGCCGCCATGCTGGAAAGACAGCACCGGATGATCACCTGGATCATCCGCATCGGTTCGCTCTTCATGATGTGGATCGGCATGAACATGATTCTGGGGCCGATCCTCGTCGTCATGGAAAAAATTCCCGTTCTGGGCGCCCTCGGGCGCGGGATGATCGGCCTGGTTACCGGGGCGATTGCCTTTGTGCTGTGGCTCGCCACGCTGATCATCGCCAACCTCTGGGCGCTTCTTGTCGTGGCAGGGCTTCTTGTCATTATTGCCATCGTCGTGGTGAAAAAGAAAAAGGGGGAAACGGCCGCGGCCCCGGCGGTTCCGGCATAG